The genomic stretch TTTCGGATGTACCCGTTTATGTGAAGCTATCCCCGAACGTGGCTAATATCACAGAAATTGCATTAGCGATCGAGGAAGCGGGAGCGGACGGTCTTACGATGATCAACACACTAATCGGCATGAGACTCGATTTAAAAACCGGCAAACCGATATTAGCGAATAAAACAGGGGGACTTTCGGGCCCTGCTGTGAAGCCGGTTGCCATTCGCATGGTGTATGAAGTCAGCCAGATGGTCAACATCCCGATTATCGGAATGGGAGGCGTGCAAACGGCTGAAGATGCCCTGGAATTTCTTCTCGCGGGAGCAAGCGCAGTCGCTGTCGGAACAGCAAACTTTGTGAATCCTTTTGCATGTCCAGAGATTATTGAACAGCTCCCATCTGTTTTGCTCCAATACGGCTATCAATCAATTGAAGAATGCATCGGAAGGAGCTGGAATCATGAAAAACAACCTGCCCATCATCGCGCTTGATTTTGCGTCAGCTGAAGAAACACTTGCGTTCTTAGCGCCTTTTCAGCAAGAACCGTTATTTGTAAAGGTTGGGATGGAGCTTTTTTATCAAGAAGGGCCATCTATCGTGAAACAACTAAAAGAAAGAAACTGCGAGCTATTTTTAGATCTAAAGCTTCATGACATCCCGACTACTGTAAACAAAGCGATGAAGCGCCTTGCCAGTCTTGGAGTAGACCTCGTCAATGTTCATGCTGCCGGGGGCAAAAAAATGATGCAGGCAGCTCTCGAAGGCTTAGAAGAAGGTACGCCGGCTGGAAAAAAACGTCCGTCACTTATCGCGGTAACCCAGCTGACAAGCACATCTGAACAAATCATGAAAGATGAACTGCTGATCGAAAAGTCTCTGATTGATACGGTTGTGCACTACAGCAAACAGGCGGAAGAAAGCGGACTGGATGGAGTGGTCTGCTCTGTTCATGAAGCAAAAGCCATTTACCAAGCGGTGTCGCCTTCATTTCTGACTGTCACTCCGGGGATCAGAATGTCAGAGGACGCTGCGAATGACCAAGTTCGCGTAGCGACGCCTGCCATTGCAAGAGAGAAAGGTTCATCAGCGATTGTAGTAGGACGCTCGATTACAAAAGCGGAAGACCCGGTAAAAGCCTATAAGGCTGTCAGACTTGAATGGGAGGGAATCAAATCTTGAAACAAATCATCGCAAAACATCTATTAGACATCCAAGCTGTATTTTTACGCCCGAACGAGCCGTTCACATGGGCAAGCGGCATTTTATCACCGATCTACTGTGACAACCGCCTTACGCTATCTTTCCCAGAGGTCAGAAACGATGTTGCTTCAGGTATCAGCAAGCTTGTTAAAGAGCATTTTCCTG from Bacillus subtilis subsp. subtilis str. 168 encodes the following:
- the pyrF gene encoding orotidine 5'-phosphate decarboxylase (Evidence 1a: Function from experimental evidences in the studied strain; PubMedId: 10681442, 11390694, 22720735; Product type e: enzyme); protein product: MKNNLPIIALDFASAEETLAFLAPFQQEPLFVKVGMELFYQEGPSIVKQLKERNCELFLDLKLHDIPTTVNKAMKRLASLGVDLVNVHAAGGKKMMQAALEGLEEGTPAGKKRPSLIAVTQLTSTSEQIMKDELLIEKSLIDTVVHYSKQAEESGLDGVVCSVHEAKAIYQAVSPSFLTVTPGIRMSEDAANDQVRVATPAIAREKGSSAIVVGRSITKAEDPVKAYKAVRLEWEGIKS
- the pyrD gene encoding dihydroorotate dehydrogenase (catalytic subunit) (Evidence 1a: Function from experimental evidences in the studied strain; PubMedId: 4380263, 10545205; Product type e: enzyme), with product MLEVKLPGLDLKNPIIPASGCFGFGKEFSRFYDLSCLGAIMIKATTKEPRFGNPTPRVAETGAGMLNAIGLQNPGLDSVLHHELPWLEQFDTPIIANVAGSQVDDYVEVAEHISKAPNVHALELNISCPNVKTGGIAFGTNPEMAADLTKAVKEVSDVPVYVKLSPNVANITEIALAIEEAGADGLTMINTLIGMRLDLKTGKPILANKTGGLSGPAVKPVAIRMVYEVSQMVNIPIIGMGGVQTAEDALEFLLAGASAVAVGTANFVNPFACPEIIEQLPSVLLQYGYQSIEECIGRSWNHEKQPAHHRA